One stretch of Caldalkalibacillus uzonensis DNA includes these proteins:
- a CDS encoding chemotaxis protein CheC: MNNWKQFSKMHMDILKEIGNIGAGHAATSLSSLLQKPVEMKVPDARLVSFNEISERLGGAEQVVVTTLLTIQGDVTGYMFFILQQDGAKRLIHSLLNQEEADSCNELHLSAVQEVGNILSGSYLSALADLTGLNIQPSVPEVAIDMAAAILSYGLLEVGKVGDHALVIDTCFYDRPGQERPIEGHFFLLPDPDSFSILFQALGVTEHDKGD; this comes from the coding sequence ATGAATAACTGGAAGCAATTCAGCAAGATGCACATGGACATATTAAAAGAAATTGGCAACATTGGGGCTGGACATGCTGCTACCTCGTTATCATCATTGTTACAAAAACCGGTTGAAATGAAGGTGCCTGACGCTCGTTTAGTTTCCTTTAATGAGATTTCTGAACGGTTGGGTGGAGCGGAGCAGGTTGTTGTCACCACTTTACTTACCATTCAAGGTGATGTGACAGGATATATGTTTTTTATCCTCCAGCAAGACGGTGCAAAAAGGCTGATCCACTCCCTACTTAACCAAGAGGAGGCTGACTCGTGTAATGAACTTCATTTATCTGCCGTGCAGGAAGTAGGCAATATTTTAAGCGGTTCCTACCTATCAGCTTTGGCTGACTTAACCGGTCTTAACATCCAGCCTTCGGTCCCCGAAGTAGCCATCGATATGGCGGCTGCCATTTTAAGTTACGGATTGCTTGAAGTTGGGAAAGTGGGAGATCATGCATTGGTGATTGATACATGCTTTTACGACCGACCCGGTCAGGAGAGACCAATAGAAGGACATTTCTTCCTTTTGCCTGACCCTGATTCTTTTTCAATATTATTTCAAGCATTAGGAGTAACTGAACATGACAAAGGTGATTAA
- a CDS encoding chemotaxis protein CheD: protein MTKVINVGMADLNVACAPDKIRTTGLGSCVGVVIYDPSRKIAGLAHVMLPSQEFSRGDTNQAKYADTAIPALIEKMIACGANRSQFQAKLAGGAQMFKFQSSSQVMRIGERNVEACKCQLERFNIPVVAEDTGGNFGRTIELDTLNGVLYIRTANRGIKEL from the coding sequence ATGACAAAGGTGATTAACGTCGGAATGGCTGACCTTAATGTCGCTTGTGCACCGGACAAAATCAGAACAACCGGTCTTGGCTCATGTGTAGGGGTTGTGATCTACGATCCTTCCAGGAAAATAGCAGGATTGGCCCATGTGATGCTGCCCAGCCAGGAGTTTTCCAGGGGAGATACAAATCAGGCTAAATATGCAGATACGGCCATTCCTGCTTTAATAGAAAAAATGATAGCTTGTGGTGCCAACAGAAGTCAATTTCAAGCCAAACTGGCAGGCGGTGCACAGATGTTTAAGTTTCAATCATCAAGCCAGGTGATGCGTATCGGTGAGCGTAATGTGGAGGCGTGCAAATGTCAGCTTGAACGCTTCAACATCCCTGTTGTGGCTGAAGATACCGGCGGAAATTTCGGACGTACCATCGAGCTGGATACGTTGAACGGTGTACTTTATATACGTACAGCAAACCGGGGTATCAAAGAGCTGTAA
- a CDS encoding chemotaxis protein CheW, with protein MVDNYDISGENKLIVFRLANEEYAIDVAQVRSIERMQPITRVPRTPPFVKGVINLRGVVTPIIDLRRRFNMEEIEYTNNTRIIIVVVDEMEVGLIVDAANDVIDLPADHIEPPPEVVGGEVADYLRGVVQLENRLLILLNLDCVLARDEFQPTKTIEATS; from the coding sequence ATGGTGGACAACTATGATATCAGTGGGGAAAATAAGCTCATTGTTTTCCGCTTAGCTAACGAAGAGTACGCCATTGATGTGGCTCAGGTTCGTTCAATTGAGCGCATGCAGCCGATTACCCGGGTGCCGCGCACGCCTCCGTTTGTGAAAGGGGTTATCAATCTGAGGGGAGTGGTCACGCCTATTATTGATTTACGACGCCGGTTTAACATGGAAGAAATAGAGTATACCAACAACACTCGTATTATTATTGTTGTGGTTGATGAAATGGAAGTGGGCCTGATTGTTGACGCAGCCAATGATGTAATTGACCTGCCCGCTGATCATATTGAACCTCCCCCGGAGGTTGTGGGGGGCGAGGTGGCCGATTATTTGCGAGGCGTGGTCCAGCTGGAAAACAGGTTGTTGATTTTGCTTAATCTTGATTGTGTCTTAGCCAGAGATGAATTTCAACCAACTAAAACGATTGAGGCGACATCATGA
- a CDS encoding FliA/WhiG family RNA polymerase sigma factor, with the protein MSPLSTKKWTKQDWENWRKWKDGRDPEAGQCLVLKYMSVVDYVVGRISLTLPDSITKDELKSWGLDGLLDAFDKFEPERGLQFETYARLRVKGAIIDELRRSDILPRSVREKARKIEEAYLQLEQEKQRSVTDQEVSQYLGISVHELRQTLADVSLSAMLSIDEVVYDEETQQMVRSTVLENSQADNPEQYVDEQWKKETLAHAIDRLPEKEKWVVSLAYFEELTLTEIAQLLNLSTSRISQLHSKALLRLKAALSKEQELICNP; encoded by the coding sequence GTGAGCCCATTGAGCACAAAAAAGTGGACCAAACAAGATTGGGAAAATTGGAGGAAATGGAAAGACGGGCGAGACCCTGAAGCAGGACAATGTCTGGTGTTAAAATATATGTCGGTCGTTGATTATGTGGTGGGCCGCATATCGCTGACACTGCCTGATAGTATCACTAAAGATGAATTGAAAAGTTGGGGCCTGGACGGCTTGCTTGACGCATTCGATAAGTTTGAACCGGAAAGAGGTTTGCAGTTTGAGACGTATGCCAGGTTAAGAGTAAAAGGGGCTATCATTGACGAATTACGCAGGTCCGATATTCTGCCCCGCTCTGTCAGGGAAAAAGCCCGCAAGATCGAAGAGGCCTATCTTCAATTGGAACAGGAAAAACAACGATCGGTCACTGATCAAGAAGTGAGTCAGTATCTGGGCATTAGTGTTCATGAGCTGAGACAGACGCTGGCTGATGTTTCGTTATCGGCTATGCTTTCTATTGACGAGGTGGTTTATGATGAGGAGACCCAGCAGATGGTCAGGTCCACGGTTTTGGAAAACAGCCAGGCTGACAATCCAGAGCAGTACGTGGATGAACAATGGAAGAAAGAAACCCTGGCTCATGCTATTGACCGATTGCCTGAGAAGGAGAAATGGGTTGTTTCCCTGGCCTATTTTGAAGAACTGACTTTAACAGAAATTGCGCAGTTGCTTAATCTATCTACCTCCCGTATATCCCAGCTCCACTCCAAAGCTTTATTGCGCCTAAAAGCTGCCCTGAGCAAGGAACAAGAACTGATTTGCAATCCATGA